One part of the Desulfobacterales bacterium genome encodes these proteins:
- a CDS encoding DUF2887 domain-containing protein, with translation MKSKKITRSAKRGTDELFLQLTKISGDALLKLLGLSDDEAKQYKFRSIVLKTKRLEPDIEAIPLLPGHKPIYIEFQGYMDPFIRYKLVSKALLGCANENYSGDALAYIIYTDEKYKIAANDIDVLEIKNSVSITEIVLTDYAEEQLLLIDPRLVVLAPFTVKKQSELAEKSRVWKSEIEKHYEVDLKKQAQDLIALFILNRFKNLSREEVVAMLNFDLMDTKAGKQIFEEGMEKGMEKGMLNEAQEMVMEAIEAKYGNISQDIAEKIKAINYRDILKKLLKYAIRCKDIDEFTDVLAQYAQ, from the coding sequence ATGAAATCTAAAAAAATAACAAGATCGGCTAAACGTGGAACAGATGAGTTATTTTTACAATTAACAAAAATAAGTGGTGATGCTCTACTAAAGCTTTTAGGATTATCAGATGATGAGGCTAAACAATACAAATTTCGTTCAATAGTTTTAAAAACAAAAAGACTTGAGCCTGATATTGAAGCTATTCCACTATTACCAGGTCATAAGCCTATTTATATTGAATTTCAAGGTTACATGGACCCATTTATAAGGTATAAATTAGTTTCTAAAGCTTTACTTGGGTGTGCTAATGAAAATTATAGCGGAGATGCTTTAGCCTATATTATTTATACTGATGAAAAATATAAAATAGCTGCTAATGATATAGATGTATTAGAAATTAAAAATTCTGTTAGCATTACAGAAATTGTTTTAACAGATTATGCAGAAGAACAATTACTATTAATTGATCCAAGATTAGTTGTTTTAGCTCCATTTACGGTTAAGAAGCAGTCAGAATTAGCTGAAAAAAGTCGTGTGTGGAAGTCTGAAATTGAAAAACATTATGAGGTTGATTTAAAAAAACAAGCGCAAGATTTAATAGCGCTTTTTATATTGAACCGTTTTAAAAATTTATCAAGAGAGGAGGTAGTTGCTATGCTAAATTTTGATTTAATGGATACCAAAGCAGGCAAACAGATATTCGAGGAAGGAATGGAAAAAGGAATGGAGAAAGGAATGCTTAATGAAGCGCAAGAAATGGTTATGGAAGCTATTGAGGCAAAATATGGAAATATTTCACAAGACATAGCTGAAAAAATTAAAGCGATTAATTATAGGGATATACTTAAAAAGCTTCTTAAGTATGCTATACGATGCAAAGACATTGATGAATTTACTGATGTTTTAGCTCAATATGCTCAATAA